A genome region from Hevea brasiliensis isolate MT/VB/25A 57/8 chromosome 7, ASM3005281v1, whole genome shotgun sequence includes the following:
- the LOC110670066 gene encoding serine/threonine-protein phosphatase 7 long form homolog — protein sequence MHSRNYLQPSPSDPSILRHQRLHPLESIWEGTIQEEVLTCRRHVDVLHLDAPPELIVPHLKKSGFIRVSRIRFFALDWHLISALVERWKPETHMFMLPIGECTITLEDIDIMTGLPIDDMGQAGQYSWGLACLTYLYRELCHGADPETKEISGAIFILRIWAWERIKSVAPSLPDPALHDNALLGSRWSNMR from the exons ATGCACAGTAGAAATTACCTCCAGCCAAGTCCATCAGATCCATCAATACTCAGACACCAAAGACTTCATCCGTTGGAGTCCATTTGGGAAGGTACAATACAGGAAGAGGTGTTAACCTGTAGAAGACATGTAGATGTTCTTCACTTGGATGCCCCTCCAGAATTGATTGTCCCTCATTTGAAAAAAAGTGGTTTTATTAGAGTATCTCGAATCAGATTTTTTGCATTAGATTGGCACCTGATATCAGCTCTAGTTGAAAGGTGGAAGCCTGAGACGCACATGTTTATGTTGCCGATAGGAGAGTGCACTATCACTCTAGAAGATATCGACATAATGACTGGATTGCCTATAGATG ATATGGGACAGGCTGGGCAATATAGTTGGGGTTTAGCATGCCTTACATATCTATATAGGGAGCTTTGCCATGGTGCAGATCCTGAAACTAAAGAGATATCTGGTGCCATTTTCATCTTACGAATTTGGGCATGGGAGAGAATTAAGTCAGTTGCTCCATCATTACCAGATCCAGCACTGCATGATAATGCTCTATTGGGTAGTAG GTGGAGCAATATGCGATAG